From Hylaeus volcanicus isolate JK05 chromosome 2, UHH_iyHylVolc1.0_haploid, whole genome shotgun sequence, the proteins below share one genomic window:
- the LOC128872583 gene encoding uncharacterized protein LOC128872583 isoform X1: protein MEPEQRGRASRASSTSSLGREVRCGCQYYQSDSLLPERRALVGRPPSRTMQQPPAVRCSATMSEHEYEPIAAPSPSPKPAYPPVVRITETDVVAVADSDDSIDDRARLPPELTRAGDVVLPLDGKIEDNAMEGREMGETGDTSEEQETPQQLQDRLEDRYLSAPTPGGESRTDCEVNTSQVDSLALEELPLRRGARGLPQRLKTQAGKLRTRLKNIQRPTFAFADRQKSDKPRSTSSARSDRSRPEKRPSRMDRIRSSFSERARFNRPRFSLPDRTAFHLPERPRFNLKKPNIRLPNALTRVKKSPATNEQRSTESTVGSRRNIFDFSTYPRIFDKKPKSRGEYATSTPKDSRAQSAESATFPRTRKGPPAGDRWAQRFEETTAYIDEDRSDPETAVERARPWRRPSLEAPRLSIGMPDEALASLPWEEKRRLEQLRYSEYEHESTETSEHQGLPRSEASRTEEEVSERDGMELEPRIYDLDVKEDMAQSEGGEEDWSTVKKMAQEDFRPVLRSKSLEEVLHAREEEQYGSNFPMVDPRRYGVHKTPSEEEEEEYDEEMDEDEENEPSSAQSEREQQPSSGSSCDRRRRGVIEEIDSDEFFLREGGLSQGDTNLGKYLSHEIRDALRADAINALADDDMIPIPPQRPTRRRTSRKQQQQDSFESYDAMPPVRPNRSRRSESADEQFRERTRSDSRHRIVYQAEGVLERGTPEPLDDIVVVKPIRRKSKSSLRSRSQVPSEPPRPPSPTPPPPVVPTRRKRLRKETPAERRNGEIGPMCNGHTEWTGADAAPEKPLPLPPATIVPLQDERAAYTVEGLTMADSEEDIRKLVTRLRDEENVEPVPVPPKRRSRSRGTSVAQDEDRTSHGAESLPEAGYVEEDIPPDEMDFGRDLSGYAIIDKREKPPRPPPPRRKRDKFATTPRPLPPKRPQRAYSTLGPGKTRDVEVLSEAFVTAMEPVESTAYIEVDSDDGEQKNLRSTEVLSKMQGRPLPAPPRPPRLRKDHSLERSAPITQEFSAETTTATQTDPLPDDMVIEEEITQAKLVVAPSRSGSQIMVSTERIPSPSSMPTPPVPPLPVSQRLRKEEQTEPSYDTVSLTDPSPARERESMEDRHLSAPHLDPTPEEPRTRALHSAVSPDEPVRISNLEVGDLRVDRLSVSQIEASKIVASEVDALLITASELKSLGATVEDSFSPSIIKELMAIRSHLETVAASRARESQTRAIETETKTDIPVTESRTVEQEPRDRQTAVDDEKAMSNEDQKVVKREVTETRDRGTPVTHTLAVAQVDVTEMPLTRTLSISRVVTDDRDIPSIHSPQAVESHEDKPLRISDSETPHSLSSGTAMELEVEVSRASLPPSVTTGETTESRLSPAPTSRQPPTTKPTHTAEFSTPPTEYREESPEHKSRKSRSRSPSPISISRTRETASPIRSLPPAISVTPDTPDVPSHGITSEMQPQRAVISYTSHADQSDRDSQRELSQSPIPSFPITGTHLIAFPASQVPAQFLALTSQTSQRVDSDPSIADSTRQLIRILRLTGIKAMRHFIGYMSTMTSGEPTTEKIRQVELTLCALLLLIAGLLIFFFGGTRTVTHHHHWDYFNPPK, encoded by the exons ATGGAGCCGGAGCAACGAGGACGCGCCTCGCGAGCCTCGTCGACGTCGAGCCTCGGACGCGAGGTACGCTGCGGCTGTCAGTACTACCAGAGCGACTCGCTTCTGCCGGAACGACGCGCTCTCGTCGGTAGACCGCCGTCCAGGACGATGCAGCAGCCACCTGCGGTCCGCTGCAG TGCTACTATGAG CGAGCACGAGTACGAACCGATCGCGGCGCCGTCGCCATCGCCGAAACCGGCGTACCCTCCGGTGGTGAGGATCACCGAAACGGACGTGGTGGCCGTCGCTGACAGCGACGACAGCATCGACGACCGAGCGAGGTTGCCGCCGGAGCTGACACGGGCTGGCGATGTCGTGCTGCCTTTGGATGGCAAGATCGAGGACAACGCGATGGAGGGTCGCGAGATGGGCGAGACTGGCGACACCTCCGAGGAGCAGGAGACGCCACAGCAGCTCCAGGACCGTCTGGAGGACCGCTACCTGAGCGCTCCCACGCCTGGCGGCGAGTCCAGGACCGACTGCGAGGTCAACACTAGCCAG gTAGACTCGCTGGCATTGGAGGAGCTGCCGCTGCGTCGCGGTGCCCGCGGTTTGCCCCAGCGCCTGAAGACCCAAGCGGGCAAGTTGCGTACCCGGCTGAAAAACATTCAGCGGCCGACGTTCGCGTTCGCCGACCGTCAGAAGTCCGACAAGCCGCGATCGACGAGCAGCGCGCGCTCGGACAGATCCAGGCCCGAGAAGAGACCCAGTAGAATGGACCGCATCAGGTCGTCGTTCTCCGAGAGAGCGCGATTCAATCGACCCAGGTTCTCGTTGCCGGATCGAACGGCGTTTCACCTTCCCGAAAGACCCAGGTTCAACCTAAAGAAACCGAACATACGTCTGCCTAACGCTCTGACGCGCGTCAAGAAGTCGCCGGCGACGAACGAGCAACGCTCGACGGAGTCCACGGTCGGCTCGCGAAGGAACATCTTCGACTTCTCCACCTACCCGCGCATATTCGACAAGAAGCCGAAGAGCAGAGGGGAGTACGCGACCTCGACGCCCAAAGATTCGAGGGCCCAGTCGGCAGAGAGCGCCACGTTTCCCCGAACCCGCAAAGGGCCACCCGCGGGCGACAGGTGGGCCCAGAGGTTCGAGGAGACCACGGCGTACATCGACGAGGATCGCTCCGACCCGGAGACCGCCGTCGAGAGGGCGCGACCCTGGCGTCGCCCTTCGTTGGAGGCCCCAAGGTTATCCATAGGGATGCCGGACGAGGCGCTGGCAAGTCTGCCGTGGGAGGAGAAGCGACGACTGGAGCAGCTGCGGTACTCGGAGTACGAGCACGAGAGCACGGAGACGTCCGAGCATCAGGGCCTGCCGCGATCCGAGGCTTCCAGGACAGAGGAAGAGGTGTCCGAGAGGGACGGAATGGAGCTGGAACCGAGAATCTACGATCTGGACGTGAAGGAGGACATGGCCCAGTCGG AAGGCGGAGAGGAGGACTGGTCGACGGTAAAGAAGATGGCCCAGGAGGACTTCAGGCCCGTGCTGCGATCGAAGTCGTTGGAGGAGGTGCTGCACGCGAGAGAGGAAGAGCAATACGGAAGCAACTTCCCTATGGTCGATCCGAGAAGGTACGGGGTGCACAAGACCCCGtcggaggaggaggaggaggagtaCGACGAGGAAatggacgaggacgaggaaaaCGAGCCCTCGTCCGCTCAGTCCGAGAGGGAGCAGCAGCCTTCGAGCGGTAGCTCCTGCGATCGACGACGCCGCGGGGTCATAGAGGAGATCGATTCCGACGAGTTCTTTCTGCGAGAGGGCGGGCTCAGTCAGGGCGATACCAACCTCGGGAAGTATCTCTCCCACGAAATCAGGGATGCTTTACGAGCGGACGCTATCAATGCCCTGGCCGACGACGATATGATCCCCATCCCTCCTCAACGTCCTACGCGAAGAAGAACGTCGCGAAAACAGCAACAGCAGGACTCGTTCGAGTCCTATGACGCGATGCCGCCTGTCAGGCCCAACCGGTCCCGACGCAGCGAATCCGCGGACGAGCAGTTCCGCGAGCGCACCAGAAGCGATTCGAGACACCGAATCGTGTACCAAGCTGAGGGGGTTCTGGAACGGGGCACGCCCGAACCTCTGGACGACATCGTGGTGGTGAAGCCGATACGCAGGAAATCGAAATCCTCTCTGCGCAGTCGGTCCCAAGTGCCCTCGGAACCCCCTCGTCCACCCTCTCCGACCCCGCCGCCGCCAGTTGTACCCACTCGTCGGAAACGTCTGCGCAAAGAGACGCCCGCGGAACGCAGAAACGGCGAAATTGGGCCCATGTGCAACGGACACACGGAATGGACCGGAGCCGACGCCGCTCCCGAGAAACCTCTGCCGTTGCCTCCCGCGACGATCGTCCCGCTGCAG GACGAACGGGCGGCGTACACGGTCGAAGGTCTGACGATGGCCGACAGCGAGGAGGACATCAGGAAGCTGGTCACCCGTCTCCGGGACGAGGAAAACGTAGAACCCGTCCCCGTCCCGCCGAAACGACGATCAAGATCCAGAGGGACATCCGTGGCCCAGGACGAGGACCGCACGTCCCACGGAGCCGAATCGCTGCCGGAAGCTGGCTACGTGGAGGAGGACATTCCTCCCGACGAGATGGACTTTGGCAGAGATTTATCGGGTTACGCCATCATCGACAAGCGCGAGAAACCGCCCAGACCGCCGCCTCCGCGACGAAAGAGGGACAAATTCGCGACCACGCCACGACCGCTCCCGCCAAAACGACCCCAACGGGCCTACAGCACCCTAGGTCCGGGGAAGACCAGGGACGTCGAGGTCCTGTCCGAGGCGTTCGTGACAGCTATGGAACCGGTCGAATCTACAGCGTACATCGAGGTGGACTCCGACGACGGAGAGCAAAAGAATCTGCGTAGCACGGAAGTCCTCAGCAAGATGCAAGGACGGCCGTTGCCGGCCCCACCGAGACCGCCAAGGTTAAGGAAGGATCACTCGTTGGAAAGGTCTGCTCCCATCACGCAGGAGTTCTCCGCGGAAACTACCACCGCGACCCAGACGGACCCGCTACCCGATGACATGGTCATCGAGGAGGAGATCACCCAGGCTAAACTGGTCGTGGCCCCGTCCAGGTCCGGCTCGCAGATCATGGTCTCCACCGAGAGAATACCCAGCCCGTCGAGCATGCCCACGCCGCCCGTTCCGCCGTTGCCTGTGTCGCAACGGCTGCGCAAGGAGGAACAGACGGAACCCTCGTACGACACCGTATCCTTGACGGACCCATCGCCCGCTCGCGAGCGCGAATCCATGGAAGACAGACACCTGTCCGCGCCCCATTTAGACCCGACTCCCGAGGAACCCCGCACGCGCGCCTTGCACTCCGCTGTATCGCCCGACGAACCTGTAAGAATCAGCAACCTCGAGGTAGGCGACCTCAGGGTGGACCGGTTAAGCGTGTCGCAGATAGAGGCGAGCAAGATCGTCGCGTCCGAGGTGGACGCATTGCTGATCACCGCGTCCGAGCTGAAGAGCTTGGGCGCTACGGTGGAAGACAGCTTCTCACCGTCCATCATCAAAGAGCTGATGGCCATCAGGAGCCATCTGGAGACCGTGGCCGCGTCTCGAGCACGGGAGAGCCAAACGAGGGCGATCGAGACGGAGACGAAGACAGACATTCCCGTTACAGAGAGCCGAACCGTCGAACAGGAGCCACGGGACCGGCAGACGGCCGTGGACGACGAGAAAGCGATGTCGAACGAGGACCAAAAGGTTGTTAAAAGAGAAGTAACCGAGACGAGGGACAGGGGAACACCCGTAACACATACATTAGCCGTTGCACAAGTAGACGTCACGGAAATGCCGTTAACACGTACACTGTCAATCTCTCGAGTAGTTACCGACGATAGAGATATCCCATCCATACATTCACCCCAAGCCGTTGAAAGCCACGAAGATAAGCCGTTGCGCATTTCTGATTCAGAAACCCCCCATTCTTTGAGCTCGGGCACCGCTATGGAGCTCGAGGTGGAAGTATCGCGCGCGTCCCTTCCCCCATCCGTAACGACAGGAGAGACCACGGAGTCGAGACTGTCCCCGGCGCCTACCAGCAGGCAACCACCGACGACCAAACCGACCCACACGGCCGAATTCTCGACGCCGCCGACAGAATACAGAGAGGAATCACCCGAGCATAAGTCTCGAAAGTCGCGATCCAGATCGCCGTCGCCTATAAGTATCTCGCGAACGCGGGAAACCGCGTCGCCCATAAGATCGTTGCCGCCCGCGATATCCGTCACACCGGACACACCGGACGTCCCAAGCCACGGCATCACCAGCGAGATGCAACCGCAACGTGCCGTTATCTCGTACACCTCTCACGCGGACCAATCCGACAGAGATAGTCAAAGGGAGCTGTCCCAATCGCCCATACCCTCGTTTCCCATAACTGGTACTCATCTGATTGCGTTTCCAGCCTCGCAGGTTCCCGCCCAGTTCCTCGCCCTAACCTCTCAGACGAGCCAACGCGTCGACAGCGATCCAAGTATAGCGGACAGCACGAGACAATTGATAAGAATCCTACGATTAACCGGCATAAAAGCCATGAGGCATTTTATAGGGTACATGTCGACCATGACCAGCGGCGAACCCACGACGGAGAAGATCAGGCAGGTGGAGTTGACGTTGTGCGCTTTGCTGCTTCTGATCGCCGgtcttttgatatttttcttcggtGGCACGCGAACGGTGACCCATCATCATCACTGGGATTACTTTAATCCTCCCAAATAA